A single genomic interval of Cervus elaphus chromosome 19, mCerEla1.1, whole genome shotgun sequence harbors:
- the LOC122675895 gene encoding basic salivary proline-rich protein 2-like: protein MPPAGGGDAHVRPSAFQPVAVPPRKPPIRPPGRTPSLPFGSSGPPAAASAPAAAERPRPLTARREHLQASSPGSGGGARRGGASARGAGRARAAARGGSARAEPSGAGRCWGEAGRAWPAACGSAPFLLRPRLQDSERLARCALPCGDDQGDVHPSPAGLLCLALPHLQIAPGSVEGPQPRGRAGAGAQKLSSPPPPGTRDCSATAGVSAAAAAASQRGVGRGSRRRAPAPVRRALASGPPRPGDKRETASVRRTGSELPDRSPPARLREPPPPRLPSATAPPPSPRAVPAVLRDPASLRGARRCWWLGL from the exons ATGCCGCCAGCCGGAGGGGGGGACGCTCACGTGCGACCCTCTGCTTTCCAGCCGGTAGCCGTGCCTCCCAGAAAACCACCGATCAGACCACCAGG ACgcaccccttccctccccttcggTTCGTCCGGACCTCCGGCGGCTGCAAGCGCGCCAGCCGCGGCTGAGCGGCCTCGGCCTTTGACAGCTCGGCGCGAGCACCTCCAGGCCTCTAGTCCCGGCTCAGGGGGCGGAgcgaggcggggcggggcgagcgcgcgcggggcggggcgagcGCGAGCGGCGGCGCGAGGAGGGAGCGCGCGAGCCGAGCCGAGCGGAGCTGGGAGGTgctggggagaggcaggcagagccTGGCCGGCCGCCTGCGGCTCCGCGCCGTTCTTGCTGCGTCCCCGGCTCCAG GACTCGGAGCGATTGGCCCGCTGTGCGCTCCCCTGCGGCGACGACCAAGGGGACGTGCATCCCTCGCCCGCGGGGCTCTTGTGCCTCGCGCTTCCTCACCTGCAGATCGCTCCCGGGAGCGTCGAGGGGCCCCAGCCGAGGGGCCGCGCGGGCGCCGGCGCCCAGAAACTCTCCAGCCCACCGCC CCCCGGCACCCGCGACTGCTCTGCCACCGCCGGCGTCTCGGCCGCAGCAGCCGCCGCCTCACAAAGGGGCGTAGGGAGGGGTAGCAGGCGGCGGGCACCGGCGCCGGTACGCAGGGCGCTAGCCTCCGGGCCGCCGAGGCCGGGAGACAAAAGGGAAACTGCTTCTGTTCGCCGGACCGGCTCGGAGCTGCCCGATCGTTCGCCTCCCGCCCGGCTCCGTGAGCCTCCTCCCCCCCGCCTACCCTCGGCTACTGCTCCGCCTCCCTCCCCGCGGGCTGTCCCCGCAGTGCTCCGGGACCCAGCCAGCCTTCGGGGCGCGCGTCGCTGCTGGTGGTTGGGGCTCTAG